Below is a genomic region from Alphaproteobacteria bacterium SS10.
TGAAGAACATCAAGGTCGACCGTGAAGCGCAAAAGACTGAGATCGGCATTCACGAGATCGCTGAACAGGTGAACAGCAGCACCCGCCCACTGATGATCTATCCGGAGGGCACGCGCTGCCGCCAAGGTGAGGTGCGCCGCCTGAAGTCAGGCATCTTCCGTATTCATGAGGCGTCTGGCGTCGACGTGCTGCCAATCCGCACCAACTCAGGCGCCCATTGGCGTGGTCCGGGCCATGGCTCACGGCCCGGCGTGATCCGTATCGAGGTCCTGCCACCACTGCCACGCACTGACGACAAAGACGCCTTTATGGAGGCACTCAGCACCACGATCACGAATGATCGCTTTGATGCTGAGTAACTGCGATTAGTAGTGGACCGACTGGGTCGTCTCTGGCGCCTGAAGCGGCGGTGAGAACTTGGTCAGGTTGATACCCTCAACTGCTGCCTTGTACTCATCCACGCTCGGCGTACGGCCGAGCACGGCGGACAGCACCACGACTGGAGTTGAGGCCAGGAGCGACTCACCCTTTTTATCAGCGGAGTCTTCAACGACGCGGCCCTTGAACAGGCGGGTTGAGGTGGCGAGGACGGTATCGCCTTTCGCGGCCTTTTCCTGGTTACCCATGCAGAGGTTACAGCCGGGCCGCTCGAGATACATGATGTTCTCATACTCGGTGCGGGCGTCGTTCTTTGGGTTCTCATCGCTGAACTCAAAGCCGGAATATTTCTGCAGAACGCCCCAGTCGCCCTCTTCCTTCAACTCTTCGATAATGTTGTAGGTGGGTGCTGCGACAACCAACGGAGCCTTGAACTCAACCTTCTCACCTTCTGTTTCCAGATTGCGGAGCATCTGGGCGACGATTTTCAGATCGCCCTTATGCACCATGCAGGAACCGACGAAGCCAAGGTCCACCACCTTATCGCCACCGTAATAGGAGACCGGGCGGATGGTGTCGTGGGTATAGCGCTTGGAGACATCGACGTTGTTCACGTCTGGGTCGGCGATCATCGGCTCATCGATGATGTCCAGATCGACCGTGAACTCAGCGTAGTATTTGGCATTGGCATCGGGTGCTAGCGCTGGCTTCTCACCAGAACGGATCTCAGCAATCCGCTTATCCGCACGCTCGATCAGACCACCCAGGGTGCCAGCGGCATTCTCCATGCCCTTATCGATCATGATCTGGATGCGGCTCTTCGCGATCTCCAGGGACTCAATCAGCGTCTCATCTTGCGAGATACAGATGGCGGCCTTCGCCTTCATCTCCGCCGTCCAATCGGTGAAGGTGAAGGCCTGGTCCGCCAGCAGCGTGCCGATATGGACTTCAATCACCCGACCTTGGAAGACATTGTCACCGAACTCCTGCAGCATCTGCGCCTGGGTGGCGTGAACCACATCGCGGAAATCGACATGATCTTTCAGCGTGCCTTTAAAGGTAACCTTGACTGATTCCGGGATCGGCATCGTTGCCTCGCCGGTTGCAAGGGCCAGGGCGACGGTACCGGAATCCGCACCAAAGGCCACGCCCTTGGACATGCGGGTGTGGCTGTCGCCGCCAATGATGACCGCCCAATCATCCACGGTGATGTCGTTCAACACCTTGTGGATCACGTCGGTCATAGAGTGATAGACGCCCTTCGGATCGCGGGCGGTGATCAGGCCGAACTTGTTCATGAAGCTCATCAGCTTCGGAATATTCGCCTGCGCCTTCAAATCCCAAACCGAGGCGGTATGGCAACCGGACTGGTAAGCCCCATCAACGGTGGGGGAGATCACGGTGGCGGCCATCGCCTCAAGCTCTTGCGAGGTCATGAGGCCGGTCGTGTCTTGCGAACCAACGATGTTCACCTTCACCCGGGCATCAGAACCAGCGTGAAGCGTTGTACCCTTTGGCACGCCAACAGCATTGGCATTGAAGATTTTCTCAACCGCCGTGAGGCCCTGACCCTCATGGGTGATTTCCTTCGATGGGGCGAAGACCTGCGGTGCTTCAATGCCCAGGGTTTCGGCCGCTAGGTTCTGTAGCTTCTTACCAAACACGATGGCGTAGGAGCCGCCGGCACGCATGAACTCAGTCTTCTGCGGGGTGAAGGAGGCGGCGATATCAACCAGCTCTTCCTTGCCCTCTTCATCATAGAGCTTCTTGGTCTTGGTATTGATGGTCAGGACCGTGCCGGTCTCAACCGAATAGACCTGTTCCAGCACCGGGTCGCCATTGTTGTTGATGATCGGCTTGCCATCGGCATCGCGCTTCTTAACCCAGTTTTTAAGGTCAACCCCGATGCCACCGGTCACCCCAACCGTGGTTAGGAAGATTGGTGAGATACCATTGGTACCGCCGACAACCGGCGCGATGTTCACAAACGGCACATAGGGGCTTGCCTGTTTACCGGTCCAAAGCGCCACATTGTTCACACCGGACATGCGGGATGACCCAACGCCCATGGTGCCTTTCTCAGCAACCAGCATGACCCGCTTATCCGGATGCTGTTGTTGCAGGGCTTGGATTTCCTTCTGCGCCTCTTCTGAGATCAAGCAACGGCCATGCAGCTCACGATCAGAGCGCGAGTGTGCCTGGTTACCCGGGGACAGCAGATCGGTAGAGACATCACCCTCAGCGGCCACATAGGTGACAACCTTCACCTCTTCCTCAACCGCTGGCAGCTTGGTGAAGAACTCAGCCTGCGCATAGCTGTTAAGGATATCGGTGGCGATCGCATTGCCATCGGCATGGGCCTTGGCCAGGCGATCGGTATCGGCCTCATACAGGAAGACCTGGGTCTTAAGGACTTCGGCAGCTTGCTTCGCGGTGGCGTCATCGTCGCCGAGCGCCAGATCAAGCAGCACCTCAACTGATGGGCCGCCCTTCATATGGGATAGCAGCTCATAGGCGAACTCGACGCTGATCTCTTCGACCACGCCCTTGCCCAGAATAATGTCCTTGAGGAAGGTCGCCTTAACACCGGCGGCACTCGTGGTGCCCGGCAGCGTGTTGTAGATGAAGAAGTTCAGGCTATCGGCGCGGTGCGGATGATCCTTATCGACAATCTGGGTGATTATCTCAGCGAGGAGCGCGCCCTCTTCAATCGGCTTTGGCGCGAGGCCGTCTGCTTTGCGCTTCTCAATCTCTTCCAGATAGTCTGAATAAAGGCTCATATTGCTGTCCGTAAGCTAGGGCTGAAACAGCGGCGAGGTGTGCGCC
It encodes:
- a CDS encoding bifunctional aconitate hydratase 2/2-methylisocitrate dehydratase, with translation MSLYSDYLEEIEKRKADGLAPKPIEEGALLAEIITQIVDKDHPHRADSLNFFIYNTLPGTTSAAGVKATFLKDIILGKGVVEEISVEFAYELLSHMKGGPSVEVLLDLALGDDDATAKQAAEVLKTQVFLYEADTDRLAKAHADGNAIATDILNSYAQAEFFTKLPAVEEEVKVVTYVAAEGDVSTDLLSPGNQAHSRSDRELHGRCLISEEAQKEIQALQQQHPDKRVMLVAEKGTMGVGSSRMSGVNNVALWTGKQASPYVPFVNIAPVVGGTNGISPIFLTTVGVTGGIGVDLKNWVKKRDADGKPIINNNGDPVLEQVYSVETGTVLTINTKTKKLYDEEGKEELVDIAASFTPQKTEFMRAGGSYAIVFGKKLQNLAAETLGIEAPQVFAPSKEITHEGQGLTAVEKIFNANAVGVPKGTTLHAGSDARVKVNIVGSQDTTGLMTSQELEAMAATVISPTVDGAYQSGCHTASVWDLKAQANIPKLMSFMNKFGLITARDPKGVYHSMTDVIHKVLNDITVDDWAVIIGGDSHTRMSKGVAFGADSGTVALALATGEATMPIPESVKVTFKGTLKDHVDFRDVVHATQAQMLQEFGDNVFQGRVIEVHIGTLLADQAFTFTDWTAEMKAKAAICISQDETLIESLEIAKSRIQIMIDKGMENAAGTLGGLIERADKRIAEIRSGEKPALAPDANAKYYAEFTVDLDIIDEPMIADPDVNNVDVSKRYTHDTIRPVSYYGGDKVVDLGFVGSCMVHKGDLKIVAQMLRNLETEGEKVEFKAPLVVAAPTYNIIEELKEEGDWGVLQKYSGFEFSDENPKNDARTEYENIMYLERPGCNLCMGNQEKAAKGDTVLATSTRLFKGRVVEDSADKKGESLLASTPVVVLSAVLGRTPSVDEYKAAVEGINLTKFSPPLQAPETTQSVHY